From the Pseudomonas monsensis genome, the window CGTCACTCTGACAGGTCGCGTTCAGCTACGCTCGGACGGCACTGACGACAATTCGAACGGGCTGCTGCTGCGCCGCTGGTTGCGATCTTCCCGCGGCGTGGCACCGAAGAAGTTGCGGTAGGCGCTGGAGAAGTGCGGCCCCGAGGAGAAGCCACACGACAGGCCGATCTGGATGATCGACTTGCTGGTTTGCATCAACATCTGCCGGGCCTTGTTCAGGCGCAATTCCAGGTAGTACTGGCTCGGCACGCGGTTGAGGTACTGCTTGAAGATCCGCTCCAGCTGCCGACGGGACACGCACACGTGCTGGGCGATTTCGTCGGTGGTCAGCGGCTCTTCGATGTTGGCTTCCATCAGCAGCACCGCCTGGGTGAGTTTCGGATGGCTGGAACCGAGGCGGTTCTGCAACGGAATGCGCTGACGCTCGCCGCCCTCACGGATGCGCTCGACCACCAGTTCTTCAGAGACGGCACCGGCCAGTTCCGCACCGTGATCGCGGGCCAGCACCGCCAGCAGCAAGTCGAGCACCGACATGCCGCCACACGCGGTCAGGCGATCGCGATCCCAGTCGAACAGATGACTGGTGGCGATGACTTTCGGGAAGCGCTCGGCGAAATCGTCCTGCCAGCGCCAGTGCACGGCAGCGCGGTAACCGTCGAGCAGACCGAGTTGCGCCAACGGATAGACACCGGCCGACAACCCCCCGATCACACAACCGGCGCGCACCAGTTGCTTGAGCGCGCTGCTGAGCGCCGGGGCCAGAGTGGTCGGCGGCTCGTCAGCGAGCAGGAACAGTTTCTGGAAGTTTTCCAGCTTGCCGGTCCAGGCCTCCCCCGGCAATTGCCAGGCGCCTTCGGCCGGTGGCTCGGCGTGCAGGAAGGACAACTCGTAAACCACGTCCGGGTGAACCCGCTGAGCGACACGCAAGGCCTCCTCCGCCAGCGCCAGCGTCAGAGCTTTAGTGCTGGGCCAAATCAGGAAACCAATTCGATGGGCAGTCATGGGCGGGCAATCCGGAACGAACAACGGTGATGAAGGCATGGGCCAATGCTAGCCCGTAAATGAACGCAAATCTCGAAACCAACCGAGATTCATTGTGGGAGCGAGCTTGCTCGCGAAGGCGGTGTATCAGTCAACATCGTTGCTATCTGAACTACCGCTTTCGCGAGCAAGCTCGCTCCCACAGGGATCCGCGCCAATCTCTAGGTCGCGAAGCATGACCTAATTTGGTGCATAACGGCAGCGATTACTTGAGACTACCCGACAGGAACTGCTGCAGACGCTCCGATTGCGGATTGACCAGCACTTCGCGCGGGTTGCCGCTCTCTTCAACAACGCCTTTGTGCAGGAACACCAACTGGTTCGACACTTCACGGGCAAAGCCCATTTCGTGGGTCACCACGACCATGGTGCGGCCTTCCTGAGCAAGGGCCTGCATGACTTTCAGCACGTCGCCAACCAGTTCCGGGTCGAGGGCCGAGGTCGGTTCGTCGAACAGCATCACTTCCGGCTCCATGGCCAGCGCACGGGCGATCGCCACACGCTGCTGCTCGCCACCGGACATGTGCCCCGGGAACGCGTCTTTACGATGGGCCACGCCAACCTTGTTCAGGTAGTGCTCGGCTTTCTCGCGGGCTTCGGCCTTGGACACGCCCAGCACGTGCACCGGCGCTTCCATGATGTTTTCCAGCGCGGTCATGTGCGACCACAGGTTGAAATGCTGGAACACCATCGACAGGCGCGAACGCATGCGTTGCAGCTGTTTCGGATCAGCGGCTTTCAGCGCGCCGTCCTTGTTCGCCACCAGTTTCAGCTCTTCGTTGTTGAGCAGAATCTTGCCCGCGTGCGGCTGCTCGAGCAGGTTGATGCAGCGCAGGAAAGTACTTTTGCCGGAGCCACTGGAGCCGATGATGCTGATCACATCGCCGGCTGCCGCTTTCAGGGACACGCCCTTGAGCACTTCGTGACTGCCATAGCGTTTATGCAGGTCTTGGACTTCAAGTTTGTACATGCGGTCGGTTCTCACAAAAACAGTCAGTCAGTCGTTGAGCAAGCGCCCGTGACGCAGCGCTTCGCGCCCCGCCACCTTGGCCAGCCAGAAACCGGGTTGGGCATAGCGCAGCCGTTCAATGGCAAACAGCACCCCGGAGGTACCAGCACACACCGTGCTGACCCGATCGGACACAGGATCGATCACTTCGAAAATCTCATCCCCGGCTTCGACCCACTCGCCGGGTTTACGCAAAAAGCTCACCACACCGGGGTGCGGTGCCAACAGCAATTCAGTGCCTTCGAACGGCATGCCTTCGCAGGCTTCGTGCGCCGGTTTCGGCCACTCGCCAGTGATCAGGCCCTGCTCGGCGAGGAACGCCAGAATGCCTTCGGCCCACGCCAGCGCATCCGCGCGGTCAGTATTGGCCTGACCGCCCAGCTCAACGGTGGTCGCCAGGCACGCCAGCGGAATCTGCGCGTCCGGGAACTGCCGCGACAGGCGCAGCCACGGCAACGAGCACGCTTCATCAAAGGAGCTGCCACCAGAATCTTCCGCCAGCAACCCGACCTTCACATCCAGGTGCGCGGCCAGCGAACGCCACTGCGGCCAGTGCTGCGGCAGCGCATACATGTGCAGCGCGGCTTCAGCGTCGCAGTGCAAATCCAGCACCACGTCGGCGGTGCAGGCATGGCTGAGCAAAACGCGCTGCATGCCTTGCAACTGGCTGCTCGCCTCCGGCAATGCCGCCAGATGATCAGCCATCGCCTGACGGATCAGGCGAATGTTGGCGTGCGGATCGTCACCGAGACGGTCGGCCAGCGCCGCCGCAACCGGCGCGCTCAGCTCGACGAAATCGCGGTTGAAGTTCTTGCCGCTGCCGGCTTCGAAACGCCCCTGATGATTGCCTTGCAGCAACTGGCCGAGGCCCAGCGGGTTGGCGACCGGCACCAGCTCGATCACGCCGTTGAGCAGACCTTGGGCTTCGAGTTCGCCAAGGCGCTTTTTCAGCTCCCAGGCGGTGCGCATGCCCGGCAGTTCGTCAGCGTGCAGGCTGGCCTGGATGTAGGCCTTGCGCTCGCCGCTCCCAAACCGGAACACCGAGATCTTGCGCTCGCTGCCCAGATGGCTCCACGGCAATACGTGGTCGATACGTTCCATATCAGTGCTTCCGCGGGGCCAGGTAGCTCAACCAGCGACGCTCGGCCAGCTTGAACAGCTTCACCAGAATGAAGGTCAGGCACAGGTAGAACACGCCGGCGGTGATGTACGCCTCGAACGGCAGGTAGAACTGCGCGTTGACGGTACGGGCCGCGCCAGTGATGTCGATCAGGGTCACGATGGACGCCAGACTGGTGGTCTGCAGCATCATGATCACTTCGTTGCTGTACTGCGGCAGCGCCCGGCGCAGGGCCGATGGCAACAGGATGCGCTTGTACATCTTGAAGCGCGACATGCCCATCGCCTTGGCCGCCTCGATCTCACCGTTCGGCGTGGCCTTGAGGCTGCCGGCGATGATTTCTGCAGTGTAAGCGCTGGTGTTGATCGCGAACGCCAGGCACGCACAGAACGTTGCGCTAGACAGCCACGGCCACATGAAGCTTTCACGCACCGCTTCGAACTGGGCCAGACCGTAGTAGATCAAAAACAGCTGCACCAGCATCGGCGTGCCGCGAATCACGTAGGTATACAGCCACGCAATGCCGTTGACCGCGGCATTCTTGGACACGCGCATCAAGCCCAGCGGCAGGGCTGCCAACAGACCGAAAAACAGCGACAGCGCGAGCAGTTTGAGGGTGGTCAGCAGGCCGCCGAGGTACAGCGGCATGGACTCCCAAATGACGTTGTAGTCGAAGATCATAGATCAGCCGCCCTTACGCCTACCGAGTAGCGCTTCTCAAGTTGACGCAACGCCAGCAACGAAACACTGGTGATCACCAGGTACATCGCCGCCACTGCGAGGAAGAAGGTAAAAGGCTCGCGAGTGGCATCCGCCGCCTGCTTGGCCTTGAACATCATGTCTTGCAGACCGACCACAGAAATCAATGCGGTGGCCTTGGTCAGAACCAGCCAGTTGTTGGTGAAGCCGGGAATCGCCAGGCGAATCATCTGCGGCACCATCACCCGGAAGAACACCTGAAAACTGCTCATGCCATACGCCAGACCGGCCTCGGCCTGCCCTTTGGGAATCGCCATGAACGCGCCACGGAAGGTTTCCGACAGGTAGGCACCGAAGATGAAACCAAGGGTGCCGATACCGGCGGCCAGCGGGTTCAGGTCGATGTAATCGTTATAGCCAAGCATCGGCGCAACGCGGTTGAGCAGATCCTGACCGCCGTAGAAGATCAGCAGGATCAGCACCAGATCGGGAATCCCGCGGATCACCGTGGAATACAGATCGCCCAGCCAGGCCAGCCAGCGCACCGGCGACAGGCGCAACGCGACACCGATCAGCCCGAGAACGATGGCCAGGGCCATGGACGACAAGGCGAGCTGAAGCGTCAGCCATGCGCCATCGAGGATGACAGCCCCGTAGCCTTTCAACATGATTCAGGTCCTCGAAAGTTGGGATGAAAAAATGGCGCAAACCGCAGAGATCCTGTTGCTTGCGCCATTTCGGACTTGTCGCAGAAACGTGTTACTTGCCGTAGATATCGAAGGCGAAGTACTTGTCCTGGATTGCCTTGTATTTGCCGTTTTCGCGGATGGCCGCGATGGCAGCGTTGATCTTGTCTTTCAGCGCGTCGCCCTTGCGCACAGCGATACCTACGCCGTCACCAAAGTATTTGACGTCGGTGAACGCCGGACCTGCAAACGCAAAGCCTTTGCCGGCGTCGGTGTTGAGGAAGCCGTCTTGCAGCAGAGTAGCGTCAGCCACGGTACCGTCGAGGCGACCGGCGGCCACGTCGAGGTAGATTTCGTTCTGCGAGCCGTACGGCTTGATCTCGGCACCCAGCGGGGCCAGGACTTCGCGGGCGAAACGCTCGTGGATCGAACCACGTTGTACGCCGATGTTCTTGCCCTTCAGTTCAGCCAGACCTTCGCTGACCTGAGTACCGGCCTTCATGACCAGACGTGCCGGGGTGTTGTAGTACTTGTTGGTGAAGTCGACCGACTTCTTGCGATCTTCAGTGATCGACATGGACGACAGGATCGCGTCGATCTTGCGCACTTTCAGTGCCGGGATCAGACCGTCGAACTCTTGCTCGACCCACACGCACTTGACCTGCATCTGCTCGCACAGAGCGTTGCCGATGTCGTAGTCGAAACCGACGATGCTGCCGTCCGGGGCTTTGGAAGCGAACGGAGGGTAAGCCGCTTCGATACCGATCTTCAGAGGTTTTTCATCAGCGAAGGAATTCAGCGACAGCACGGACAGTGCCAGGGCGCCAAGCAGCACAAGTTTCTTCATCTTGGGACTCCATCGGTAAAGGGCAAAAACGGCAGAGTGAGCGACAGCCCAATATGCGAATGGGTGAATCGGGAAATCGGTGCAGCATCTGTGGGAAATTTCCCATTGAAACCGTCGAAGGTTTCAACGTCAGCCACGATGAGCGAGTGATCGGCATTCTAACGACAGGCCCGAAGCCGATATTTCTTCAATGCGACAACTAATTACAGATGCACAGAGAAACCCGCTTGAGCACATTGACAGCCTTGCAAAATCATGCAAGAGCGAAAGACAGTGAACCGATCTATGCTGCAAATTGCGGGCCTATTATTCGCAAACCCTTCTAATCCGGCAAGCGCAGCGTTGTGTCTTATTTTTCACCGGGGGTTTTGAGGCTCTAAAACGGAGCGTTGCGTTTCCCTTTGCCCCGCTACGGGGCGGACGGTTACACATATGGTTACGCCGAGGGTGGCGGGTAACAACGGGAAATGTCTTGCTGGGGAGATCGATAATTATTGGTTGGGTGAGTCCGCGTTCCGACGAGGGACTACACGGGCGTCTGACAAATTGCCTTCGCGAGCAAGCTCGCTCCCACAGGGATCTGCATTTTGTCTGAAGGTACTCGGTCAAACTGTGGGAGCGAGCTTGCTCGCGAAGAGGCCAGCCTGTCACCACAAAACCTCCAGACACAAAAAAGCCCCGCCCGGCAAAACCGGACAGGGCTTCCATGAAGCTAACGCTTAAGCCACATTCATCGTTTTGTGCGTATCAATCAAATGCTGCACCACACCCGGATCGGCCAAGGTCGAGATATCACCCAACCCGTCATATTCAGCGGTCGCAATCTTGCGCAGTATCCGGCGCATGATCTTGCCCGAACGGGTCTTCGGCAGCCCCGGCGCCCACTGAATCACGTCCGGTGAAGCAATCGGGCCGATCTCCTTGCGTACCCAGTTCTTCAGTTCCAGGCGCAGTTGCTCGCTCGGCTCCTCGCCATTCTTCAAGGTGACGTAGACATAAATGCCCTGCCCCTTGATGTCGTGCGGCACGCCAACCACCGCCGCTTCGGCGACTTTCGGGTGGGCGACCATCGCGCTCTCGATCTCGGCCGTGCCCATGCGGTGGCCGGACACGTTGAGCACGTCGTCGACACGCCCGGTGATCCAGTAGTAACCGTCGGCGTCACGACGCGCACCGTCACCGGTGAAGTACATGCCACGGAAGGTCTTGAAGTAGGTATCGACGAAGCGGTCGTGGTCGCCATACAGCGTGCGCGCCTGACCTGGCCACGAATCGAGAATCACCAGATTGCCCTCGGCCTCGCCCTCGATGATGTTACCGAGGTTGTCGACCAGCGCCGGCACCACACCGAAGAACGGACGCGCCGCCGAACCCGGCTTCAGCGCGTGCGCACCCGGCAGCGGGCTCATCATGTTGCCGCCGGTTTCGGTCTGCCACCAGGTATCAACGATCGGGCAACGCGACTTGCCGACATTCTTGTAGTACCAGTCCCAGGCTTCCGGGTTGATCGGCTCGCCCACCGAACCGAGCAGACGCAGGCTGCTGCCGTCAGCGCCTTCAACAGCGGCGGTGCCCGACGCCATCATTGCGCGGATCGCGGTCGGTGCGGTGTAGAGGATGTTGACCTTGTGCTTGTCGACGATCTTCGCCACCCGAGTGATGTCCGGGTAGTTCGGCACGCCTTCGAACAGCAGCGTGGTCGCGCCATTGGCCAGCGGGCCGTAGACGATGTAACTGTGGCCGGTGACCCAGCCGACGTCGGCGGTGCACCAGTAGATTTCGCCCGGACGGTAGTCGAACACACGCTCGTGAGTCATCGCCGCATACAGCAGATAACCGCCGGTGGTGTGCTGCACACCCTTCGGCTTGCCGGTCGAGCCGGAGGTATAAAGGATGAACAACGCTTCTTCAGCGCCCATCTCTTTCGGCGCACACACGGTGCCCGCCACTTTCATCAGGTCTTCGTACCAGATGTCGCGATGCTGGTTCCACTTGATGTCGCCACCGGTACGCTTGCACACGATGACTTTCTGGATGCTGCTGGTTTCCGGGTTGGTCAGCGCGTCGTCGACGTTGGCCTTCAGCGGAATCTTCTTGCCGGCACGAATGCCTTCGTCAGCGGTGATCACTACTTTGGATTTGCAGTCGATGATCCGACCGGCCAGGGCCTCCGGCGAGAAACCGCCGAACACCACCGAGTGAATCGCGCCGATCCGGGTGCAGGCCAGCATGGCGACCACGGCTTCGGGGATCATCGGCATATAAATGGTCACCACGTCACCACGGTGCACGTCCTGACCACGCAGGGCGTTGGCCAGTTTGCACACTTGTTCGTGCAGTTCGCGGTAAGTGATGTTGCGGCTTTCGGAAGGATCGTCGCCTTCCCAGATGATGGCGACTTGATCGCCGCGCTCGGCCAGATGGCGGTCGAGGCAGTTATAGGAAACGTTCAGGGTGCCGTCGGCGAACCACTTGATGTCGACATGGTGATCGTCGAACGACGTCTGCTTCACCGTGGTGAAAGGCTTGATCCAGTCGAGACGCTTGGCTTGCTCGCGCCAGAAGCCGTCAGGGTTGACGACCGACTGCTGGTACATGGCTTTGTAGGTCGCCTCGTCAGTCAGCGTATTAGCCAGAACCTCGGGACGAACGGGATACAGAGAAGCCGCACTCATCTTTCCTACCTCGGTGTAATAGTTGTTTTTGTATGACCCCGTTGTAGCCGGGCCGGCCCCATAGAACCATTCGACGATGGTAGTAACAAGCCCCTACAAAACATCCAGTTACCCCTGACGCAAGCCCTGCGCTGCTTGCTCCAACACCCCACAACCCCTGTGGGAGCTGGCTTGCCAGCGATTCCGACGACTCGGTTATTCAGGCAAACCCCATCACCAGCAAACCCGGTTGCAGACGATTTCGACCGATTGTTACCAAATCTGCCAAAAGTGTTTATCAAAACCCCACCTGTTTACCCCCACTCCACCTCCCTAAAATCCACCTCGCCGACAAGGCAAACGCGATTAACAACGTTACAGCCCCCACGAAGGCCGTTAATCCAGCTCTCAAGTAATAACTGCAAACGATGAAGTTCCACACGCAACCCTAAAAAGGTTGCGTGACCCCACTCGACCTCAAGAAGGTAAATTTGAAATGAAAGCTTTATTGGTTCTGGCCCTCAGCAGTCTGTGCGCAACCGCCATGGCAGACGAGGTTCCGACTGATGTCGCGCAGCAACAACCGGTTATCGAGGAATACACTTACTCCACTCACCTGGACATCGCCAAAGTTGTCTCCATGAGCGAAGTGCCGAATGTTTGCGAAGTGGTTCCGGCCAAAATGGAATACGACGACTCCAAAGGTCAGCGTCACATCCTGCGTTACAGCGTCATGGGTAACGGCTGCACCAATTGATGATTGAGACTGCACCGAATCGGATCACTCAGCGCCTCATTTGAGGGTCGATTCCAGCCCGACTTCGGTCGGGCTCAGTTGTGTCTGGGGTCGTCAAAAATGCTTGCAAAACACTAGATGTAGTGAAAAACCGCTTTTTTTGTTCGTTTTTTGAGCAAATTCACATTGCCGAGATTTTTACGAAAAAAAATCTATCCCCGGCAAAGCCCTGTAAACCCGCACTCTCATCGAAAAACCAGCCTCCTCGACCGCGCCATGCGCGGATTCGCCTCAGCACAGCCGTGTTTTTTTCCCTATAATGCCGCCCTAATCGGGTCAGCAATATTCCCTTACAGGGATCAAAGCCATTCTGAAGCCCCGCAGCAGCGTCAACGCTGATCTGCGCCCGTCAGAGGCTCTCGGAACCCCGAACAAAATTCTGTTTTATTGCCTGCCTTAGCTGCTGCAAAAAACGATTCCTTAAGATCCAACGCGGTCTGTACGACCGTGTGAACAACCAACCATCAGGTTTCACACGGGGCGACAGGCCCTCACGCAGGAGACGACACGTCATGCTGAGCTGGGACGAATTCGACAAAGAAGACAGTGAAGTAGCAGCAGTGAAAGGCGCCAACGCCGGCCACGCTTCTGAAGCCAACATGGACCGCCTCGACAACGCCGGCGGCGCCGCCGCGCTCGAAGCCCGCGCCGTGACCGCCGACGACTCGGCCGCCGTGGCCCGCGCCAAGGCTGCACTGAACTCCCTCGACGTCGCCGAAGGCCTCGCCGAACTCGAAGGCGCCTCCGCCCGTGTCGCCGTTGACGAAAAGCGCATGATCAACTGCCGCGCCGACCTCAACCAACTCGTGCCATTCAAGTACGACTGGGCCTGGCAGAAGTACCTGGACGGCTGCGCAAACCACTGGATGCCGCAAGAAGTCAACATGACCGCCGACATCGCCCTCTGGAAAAACCCGGAAGGCCTGACCGACGACGAGCGCCGCATCGTGATGCGCAACCTCGGCTTCTTCTCCACCGCCGACTCCCTGGTTGCCAACAACCTGGTCCTGGCCGTGTACCGCCTGATCACCAACCCGGAATGCCGCCAGTACATCCTGCGCCAGGCCTTCGAAGAGGCGATCCACACCCACGCTTACCAGTACTGCATCGAATCGCTGGCCATGGATGAAGGCGAAATCTTCAACATGTACCACGAGATCCCATCGGTCGCCAAAAAGGCAGCCTGGGGCCTGAAATACACCCGTTCGATCTCCGATCCAAAGTTCGAAACCGGCACCCCGGACACCGACAAAGAGTTGCTGCGCAACCTGATCGCCTACTACTGCGTGCTGGAAGGCATCTTCTTCTACTGCGGCTTCACCCAAATCCTCTCCATGGGCCGCCGCAACAAAATGACCGGCGTCGCCGAGCAGTTCCAGTA encodes:
- the argR gene encoding transcriptional regulator ArgR yields the protein MTAHRIGFLIWPSTKALTLALAEEALRVAQRVHPDVVYELSFLHAEPPAEGAWQLPGEAWTGKLENFQKLFLLADEPPTTLAPALSSALKQLVRAGCVIGGLSAGVYPLAQLGLLDGYRAAVHWRWQDDFAERFPKVIATSHLFDWDRDRLTACGGMSVLDLLLAVLARDHGAELAGAVSEELVVERIREGGERQRIPLQNRLGSSHPKLTQAVLLMEANIEEPLTTDEIAQHVCVSRRQLERIFKQYLNRVPSQYYLELRLNKARQMLMQTSKSIIQIGLSCGFSSGPHFSSAYRNFFGATPREDRNQRRSSSPFELSSVPSERS
- a CDS encoding ABC transporter ATP-binding protein, encoding MYKLEVQDLHKRYGSHEVLKGVSLKAAAGDVISIIGSSGSGKSTFLRCINLLEQPHAGKILLNNEELKLVANKDGALKAADPKQLQRMRSRLSMVFQHFNLWSHMTALENIMEAPVHVLGVSKAEAREKAEHYLNKVGVAHRKDAFPGHMSGGEQQRVAIARALAMEPEVMLFDEPTSALDPELVGDVLKVMQALAQEGRTMVVVTHEMGFAREVSNQLVFLHKGVVEESGNPREVLVNPQSERLQQFLSGSLK
- a CDS encoding M14 family metallopeptidase, producing the protein MERIDHVLPWSHLGSERKISVFRFGSGERKAYIQASLHADELPGMRTAWELKKRLGELEAQGLLNGVIELVPVANPLGLGQLLQGNHQGRFEAGSGKNFNRDFVELSAPVAAALADRLGDDPHANIRLIRQAMADHLAALPEASSQLQGMQRVLLSHACTADVVLDLHCDAEAALHMYALPQHWPQWRSLAAHLDVKVGLLAEDSGGSSFDEACSLPWLRLSRQFPDAQIPLACLATTVELGGQANTDRADALAWAEGILAFLAEQGLITGEWPKPAHEACEGMPFEGTELLLAPHPGVVSFLRKPGEWVEAGDEIFEVIDPVSDRVSTVCAGTSGVLFAIERLRYAQPGFWLAKVAGREALRHGRLLND
- a CDS encoding ABC transporter permease, giving the protein MIFDYNVIWESMPLYLGGLLTTLKLLALSLFFGLLAALPLGLMRVSKNAAVNGIAWLYTYVIRGTPMLVQLFLIYYGLAQFEAVRESFMWPWLSSATFCACLAFAINTSAYTAEIIAGSLKATPNGEIEAAKAMGMSRFKMYKRILLPSALRRALPQYSNEVIMMLQTTSLASIVTLIDITGAARTVNAQFYLPFEAYITAGVFYLCLTFILVKLFKLAERRWLSYLAPRKH
- a CDS encoding ABC transporter permease encodes the protein MLKGYGAVILDGAWLTLQLALSSMALAIVLGLIGVALRLSPVRWLAWLGDLYSTVIRGIPDLVLILLIFYGGQDLLNRVAPMLGYNDYIDLNPLAAGIGTLGFIFGAYLSETFRGAFMAIPKGQAEAGLAYGMSSFQVFFRVMVPQMIRLAIPGFTNNWLVLTKATALISVVGLQDMMFKAKQAADATREPFTFFLAVAAMYLVITSVSLLALRQLEKRYSVGVRAADL
- a CDS encoding ABC transporter substrate-binding protein, with the protein product MKKLVLLGALALSVLSLNSFADEKPLKIGIEAAYPPFASKAPDGSIVGFDYDIGNALCEQMQVKCVWVEQEFDGLIPALKVRKIDAILSSMSITEDRKKSVDFTNKYYNTPARLVMKAGTQVSEGLAELKGKNIGVQRGSIHERFAREVLAPLGAEIKPYGSQNEIYLDVAAGRLDGTVADATLLQDGFLNTDAGKGFAFAGPAFTDVKYFGDGVGIAVRKGDALKDKINAAIAAIRENGKYKAIQDKYFAFDIYGK
- the acs gene encoding acetate--CoA ligase, translating into MSAASLYPVRPEVLANTLTDEATYKAMYQQSVVNPDGFWREQAKRLDWIKPFTTVKQTSFDDHHVDIKWFADGTLNVSYNCLDRHLAERGDQVAIIWEGDDPSESRNITYRELHEQVCKLANALRGQDVHRGDVVTIYMPMIPEAVVAMLACTRIGAIHSVVFGGFSPEALAGRIIDCKSKVVITADEGIRAGKKIPLKANVDDALTNPETSSIQKVIVCKRTGGDIKWNQHRDIWYEDLMKVAGTVCAPKEMGAEEALFILYTSGSTGKPKGVQHTTGGYLLYAAMTHERVFDYRPGEIYWCTADVGWVTGHSYIVYGPLANGATTLLFEGVPNYPDITRVAKIVDKHKVNILYTAPTAIRAMMASGTAAVEGADGSSLRLLGSVGEPINPEAWDWYYKNVGKSRCPIVDTWWQTETGGNMMSPLPGAHALKPGSAARPFFGVVPALVDNLGNIIEGEAEGNLVILDSWPGQARTLYGDHDRFVDTYFKTFRGMYFTGDGARRDADGYYWITGRVDDVLNVSGHRMGTAEIESAMVAHPKVAEAAVVGVPHDIKGQGIYVYVTLKNGEEPSEQLRLELKNWVRKEIGPIASPDVIQWAPGLPKTRSGKIMRRILRKIATAEYDGLGDISTLADPGVVQHLIDTHKTMNVA
- a CDS encoding DUF2790 domain-containing protein translates to MKALLVLALSSLCATAMADEVPTDVAQQQPVIEEYTYSTHLDIAKVVSMSEVPNVCEVVPAKMEYDDSKGQRHILRYSVMGNGCTN
- a CDS encoding ribonucleotide-diphosphate reductase subunit beta: MLSWDEFDKEDSEVAAVKGANAGHASEANMDRLDNAGGAAALEARAVTADDSAAVARAKAALNSLDVAEGLAELEGASARVAVDEKRMINCRADLNQLVPFKYDWAWQKYLDGCANHWMPQEVNMTADIALWKNPEGLTDDERRIVMRNLGFFSTADSLVANNLVLAVYRLITNPECRQYILRQAFEEAIHTHAYQYCIESLAMDEGEIFNMYHEIPSVAKKAAWGLKYTRSISDPKFETGTPDTDKELLRNLIAYYCVLEGIFFYCGFTQILSMGRRNKMTGVAEQFQYILRDESMHLNFGIDVINQIKIENPHLWDAEMKEEATQMILQGTQLEIEYARDTMPRGVLGMNAAMMEDYLKFIANRRLSQIGLKEEYPGTTNPFPWMSEIMDLKKEKNFFETRVIEYQTGGALSWD